A window of Desulfuromonas soudanensis genomic DNA:
GGAGACCCCCATCATCTGGCTGGCGGGAGGGGCCTGCAGCGGTTGCAGCGTCTCGCTCCTCAACGCCCTCTCGCCGCGCATCCAGGACGTCCTCCTCGACCAGGTCATTCCGGGACACCACACGGAGCTCGCCTTTCATCCGACGGTGATGGCCGCCTCCGGCGACCTGGCGATGCAGGCGATGTACGATACGGAGGAGAAGCCCTTCCTCCTCGTCGTCGAGGGGTCGATCACCACCGCCGACGGCGGCCGCCACTGCGAGGTCGGCGAGAAGAACGGCCACGGCATCCCCGTCCTCGAGCACGTGTTGCGCCTCGGCAACAAGGCCAAGGCGGTCCTCGCCGTCGGCAGCTGCGCCTCCTTCGGCGGCGTTCCGGCCGCCAACATGAACCCCAGCGGCTCCAAGGGGGTGATGGAGGTCTTCCGGGAGCACGGCGTCACCACCCCGACCATCAACCTCCCGGGCTGCGCTATCCACCCCGACTGGTTCATCGGCACCGTGGCGGCGATCCTCCTCGGCGGCCCGGAAGGGATCAAGGTCGATGCTCTCGGTCGCCCCGAGATGTTCTACGGCAAACTGATCCACGACTTCTGTCCGCTGCGCGGCCAGTTCGACGCGGGGCGTTTCGCCGAAAATTTCGGCGATGCCGGCTGTCTCTACAAGCTCGGCTGCAAGGGGCCGGTGGCCCACGCCAACTGTCCGGAGAAGCGCTTCAACTCCGGCACCAACTGGTGCATCGACAACGGCCACCCCTGCAACGGCTGCGTCGAGCCCGAATACCCCTACGAACAGTCGATGTGGACCCCCGTGCCGGTTAAGGACATGACTCCGCCGGCGGCCTATCCGCCGATCTTCACCGACCGTAAATCAGCCATCGACGTCACCCCCGGCTATGCAGCTCTTGCCGGGGTTGCCGCCGGCGTCGTCGGCATGCGCCTCGCCGGCAAGAAGAGCGGCGAAGAGACGCAGGCTCAGGACGAAAAGGAGTAGGGGATGGACATCAGCCGCAGAAAATTTCTCAAGATCGGCGCCGCAGCCGGAGGAAGTGCCGCCTGCGCCGTCGCCGCCAAGGCCGAGGCGAGAAACGCCCGGCAACCCGAGCCCCAGTGGTACGGGATGCTCAACGACTCGACGCGCTGCATCGGCTGCAAGGCCTGCATGGTCGCCTGCAAGAAGGAGAACAAACTCGAGGCCGAGTCGACCCTCGGCGAAAAGGAGGCTCTCGGGGAGCAGCTCTACGACGCCCCCCGCGCCCTCTCCGAGCACACCTACACCCTGATCAAGATGCACGGCGAGGGGGAACAGGAGAAAACCTTCGTCAAGGCCCAGTGCATGCACTGCGTCGACCCGGCCTGCGCCTCGGCCTGCATCGTCGGCGCCCTGAAAAAAGAGGACAACGGCGCCGTCAAGTACGACGCAGGGATGTGCATGGGGTGCCGCTACTGCATGGTCGCCTGCCCCTACAGCGTCCCCCAGTTCGAGTGGCACAGGGCGATTCCTTCCATCAGAAAGTGCACCCTGTGCAGCGAGACCCGCCTCGAGAAGGGGAAACCGACGGCCTGCGCCGGCGTCTGTCCCGCCGGGGCCATCACCTTCGGCAGACGCAGCGAGCTGATCAAAATAGCCCGCGCCCGCATCGACGCCGCCCCCGAGATCTATCTCGACCATATCTACGGCGAGCAGGAGGTCGGCGGTACCGGCGTTCTCTATCTGACGAAGAAGTACGTCGCCTTTGCCGGACTGGGTCTGGGGGATTTTGACTACAAGCCGGTCTCCGGGCTCACCGAGAGCATCCAGCACCGCATCTTCCAGTATTTTATCCCCCCCATCGCCGTCTACAGCATCCTCGGCGGCATCATGGCCTACAACCAGCGGCGCAAGCACAACGCCGGCATCGAAGGAGGGGACGATGAATATTAAAGCGCTGCCGCTGCGGCACAGATTCTGGACACCGAACGTCGCGGTCCTTCTCTTCTTCATGGCCTCGGGGGTGGTCTTCGCCTACTTCCGCTTCTTCCACGGCTTCGCCTCCGTGACCAATCTCAACCCGGCCTACCCCTTCGGCATCTGGATCGCCTTCGACGTCGCCTGCGGCGTGGCGCTAGCCGCCGGCGGCTTCACCACCGCCGCCATCGTCGAAATCTTCGGCCGCCACAAATATCACGCCCTCGTCCGCCCGGCGATCCTCACCGCCTTCATCGGCTATTTCCTCGTCGGCCTGGCGGTCTTCTTCGACCTCGGCAAGTACTACAACATCTGGCACGCCCTGGTCTACTGGAACGGCACCTCCGTCCTCTTCGAAGTCGCCTGGTGCGTCATGCTCTACCTTACGGTTCTGGCCATCGAAAACCTCCCCAACGTTATCGAGCAGTTCCGCGGCAAGGTCGCCCTCCCCGGGTTTCTCTCCGGCCTCAACGGACCCACCGACTGGCTTCTCGGCAAGGCCGACGGGTTCTGCAGGCGGACCATGGCCTTCTTCGTCATCGCCGGCGTGGTCCTCTCCTTCGGCCACCAGTCCTCCCTCGGGACGATGATGCTCATCGCCCCCTACAAGCTCCACGAGCTCTGGTACACGCCCCTCTCCCCCCTTCTCTTTTTGACCTCGGCGGTCTCCGTCGGCATTCCGATGGTCGTCTTCGAGGGGACGCTGGCCGCCAAATTCTTCGGCCGCAAGCCGGAAACGGAGCTCCTTGCCGGGATCGCCAAGTACATCCCCCTCTTCCTCGGCACCTATCTCCTCCTGCGCCTCGGCGACCTCGCCTACCGCGGGGTCCTCGCCACCGCCTTCGACGGCAGCCTGCAGGGGAACGCCTTTCTTCTCGAATTCGCCCTTTTCGCCGTCCCCTACTTCGTCCTCAAACGGCGACGGTCGCGGCAGAATCCGACCCTCCTCTTCCTCTGCTCGCTGTCGGTGATCTGCGCCGTCGTCCTCAACCGCTTCAACGTCTTTCTCATCGGCATGGACATGGGGCCCGAATACAGCTACTTCCCCTCCGTCGGCGAGTGGGCGATCACCTTTGCCTTCATCGCCTTCGGCGTCCTCCTCTACAAGATCGGCGTCAACTACCTGCCGATTCTCGAGGAGGAGCACTGATCCAAGGCCACAGATGACTGATGTAAAAGAAAAAGCCCGCAGCGATGCGGGCTTTTTTTGTCTGACAACACGGTGGCCGTAATTTTTACCGAACCTCGACCTCGTGAACCCCCTTGAGGTGCATGCAGTTGAGGAAGAGGGCTTCCTCGTCGGGGGACCCGGAGACCGCCGCCTCCCGCGCATGGGTGCGGCAGTAGATCTTTTCATCACCCTGGGCCAGGCGCTCCTTGCCGGCGCACCCGGTGACCATGAGGATCACGATCGAAACCAGAATCCATCTGTTCATCTCCCTTCTCCTTTCCTTTGCGCCCCCT
This region includes:
- a CDS encoding hydrogenase small subunit, producing MPISRRKFIKYSAGGAAALGVNLFDNPLLRKAFAGAVQETPIIWLAGGACSGCSVSLLNALSPRIQDVLLDQVIPGHHTELAFHPTVMAASGDLAMQAMYDTEEKPFLLVVEGSITTADGGRHCEVGEKNGHGIPVLEHVLRLGNKAKAVLAVGSCASFGGVPAANMNPSGSKGVMEVFREHGVTTPTINLPGCAIHPDWFIGTVAAILLGGPEGIKVDALGRPEMFYGKLIHDFCPLRGQFDAGRFAENFGDAGCLYKLGCKGPVAHANCPEKRFNSGTNWCIDNGHPCNGCVEPEYPYEQSMWTPVPVKDMTPPAAYPPIFTDRKSAIDVTPGYAALAGVAAGVVGMRLAGKKSGEETQAQDEKE
- the hybA gene encoding hydrogenase 2 operon protein HybA, whose amino-acid sequence is MDISRRKFLKIGAAAGGSAACAVAAKAEARNARQPEPQWYGMLNDSTRCIGCKACMVACKKENKLEAESTLGEKEALGEQLYDAPRALSEHTYTLIKMHGEGEQEKTFVKAQCMHCVDPACASACIVGALKKEDNGAVKYDAGMCMGCRYCMVACPYSVPQFEWHRAIPSIRKCTLCSETRLEKGKPTACAGVCPAGAITFGRRSELIKIARARIDAAPEIYLDHIYGEQEVGGTGVLYLTKKYVAFAGLGLGDFDYKPVSGLTESIQHRIFQYFIPPIAVYSILGGIMAYNQRRKHNAGIEGGDDEY
- the nrfD gene encoding NrfD/PsrC family molybdoenzyme membrane anchor subunit, whose product is MNIKALPLRHRFWTPNVAVLLFFMASGVVFAYFRFFHGFASVTNLNPAYPFGIWIAFDVACGVALAAGGFTTAAIVEIFGRHKYHALVRPAILTAFIGYFLVGLAVFFDLGKYYNIWHALVYWNGTSVLFEVAWCVMLYLTVLAIENLPNVIEQFRGKVALPGFLSGLNGPTDWLLGKADGFCRRTMAFFVIAGVVLSFGHQSSLGTMMLIAPYKLHELWYTPLSPLLFLTSAVSVGIPMVVFEGTLAAKFFGRKPETELLAGIAKYIPLFLGTYLLLRLGDLAYRGVLATAFDGSLQGNAFLLEFALFAVPYFVLKRRRSRQNPTLLFLCSLSVICAVVLNRFNVFLIGMDMGPEYSYFPSVGEWAITFAFIAFGVLLYKIGVNYLPILEEEH